The proteins below are encoded in one region of Prosthecobacter dejongeii:
- a CDS encoding DMT family transporter, whose protein sequence is MNPGTRAPRWAAIIPWLFVLLWSSGFIGSKLGVPYAEPFTFLTLRYVIVLVVLVPIALLTRAPWPQGRGQIAHLILAGLLIHALYLSGCVYALRLGLPAGIVSLIVSLQPLLTAALAGMMLGEKVMPRQWCGLALGFIGTVLVVAHKTGSGLTFISTVPALLALIGITAGTLWQKRFCPAFDLRTSTVVQYAASLVITAILSLVTETREVQWTGQFVFALLWVALVLSIGAISLLNHLIRSGTAVNVASLFYTVPAVTALMAWGIFGETLTGLSLVGMVIAVIGVWLARGK, encoded by the coding sequence ATGAATCCAGGTACTCGTGCTCCGCGCTGGGCGGCCATCATCCCATGGCTGTTTGTCCTGCTGTGGAGCAGCGGTTTCATTGGGTCAAAGCTGGGTGTGCCGTATGCCGAGCCCTTCACTTTCCTCACCCTGCGCTACGTCATCGTGCTGGTGGTGCTGGTGCCCATCGCCCTGCTCACGCGTGCGCCATGGCCGCAGGGCAGGGGACAGATCGCCCATCTCATTTTGGCGGGCCTGTTGATTCATGCCCTCTATCTGAGTGGCTGCGTGTACGCCTTGCGGTTAGGCCTGCCAGCAGGAATCGTCAGTCTCATTGTCTCCCTGCAGCCCCTGCTGACAGCCGCCTTGGCTGGCATGATGCTGGGCGAAAAGGTGATGCCCCGGCAATGGTGCGGCCTGGCGCTGGGCTTCATCGGCACGGTGCTGGTGGTCGCCCACAAAACGGGCAGCGGCCTCACCTTCATCTCCACCGTCCCTGCGCTTTTGGCCCTGATCGGCATTACCGCCGGCACCCTCTGGCAAAAGCGTTTCTGTCCCGCCTTTGACCTGCGTACAAGCACCGTGGTGCAGTATGCCGCCAGCCTCGTCATCACGGCCATTCTCTCCCTGGTCACCGAGACTCGCGAGGTGCAGTGGACGGGCCAGTTTGTCTTTGCCCTCCTGTGGGTGGCCTTGGTTCTTTCCATCGGTGCTATAAGCCTTTTAAATCACCTTATCCGCAGCGGCACCGCCGTGAATGTGGCCAGCCTCTTTTACACCGTCCCGGCGGTCACTGCCCTCATGGCCTGGGGCATCTTTGGCGAAACCCTCACCGGCCTCTCCTTGGTTGGAATGGTAATCGCCGTGATCGGCGTCTGGCTGGCGCGGGGCAAGTGA
- a CDS encoding FmdB family zinc ribbon protein: MPTYVYETIPQFEGDLPKRFEIRQSMKDSALTQHPDSGQPVRRVPIGGTGVMGGSSSAGSASSSGGGSCGTGCGCH, encoded by the coding sequence ATGCCGACCTACGTTTACGAAACCATTCCACAGTTTGAAGGCGATCTGCCCAAGCGTTTTGAAATTCGCCAGAGCATGAAGGACAGTGCTTTGACTCAGCACCCCGACAGTGGCCAGCCCGTGCGGCGTGTGCCTATTGGTGGCACGGGCGTAATGGGCGGCAGCAGCAGTGCAGGCAGCGCCTCCTCCTCAGGTGGTGGTTCCTGTGGCACTGGTTGCGGCTGCCATTGA
- a CDS encoding DUF4886 domain-containing protein, with protein sequence MRVFCQLLTLFLFLTASIQAAEGKTVRILTIGNSFSRNATNHLDDLAVAGGHTLIHTPIVVGGASLELHSGKAIAHAKDPKDKAGLYTNSRSLVQELKAEKWDYVTIQQASIKSHDLTTYQPHADRLWELIHENAPSAKLLVHQTWAYRKDDPRFTKPNGKPGEPKTQAEMHEMLSKAYAAIATELGAKSLPVGDAMYMADTDANWGFQPGPSFDPKSLKRPALPNQKHSLHVGWNWKKGKDGKITLGMDGHHANLAGEYLGACVWYEVLFGESPIGNAYVPKGLAADYARFLQETAHRAVTQASGRASSAGILGRGMDGLALRDSALKSKELQTFADQIPQLQ encoded by the coding sequence ATGCGCGTTTTCTGCCAACTTCTGACCCTCTTTCTTTTTCTCACCGCCTCTATCCAGGCAGCGGAGGGAAAGACGGTCCGCATCCTGACGATTGGCAACAGCTTTTCCCGCAATGCGACGAATCACTTGGATGATCTAGCTGTTGCTGGTGGCCATACCTTGATTCACACGCCCATCGTGGTCGGAGGTGCTTCGTTGGAACTGCATTCGGGAAAGGCCATCGCCCACGCCAAAGACCCCAAGGACAAGGCGGGCCTTTACACGAATAGCCGCAGTCTCGTCCAGGAATTGAAAGCAGAAAAATGGGATTACGTAACGATCCAGCAGGCCAGCATCAAGAGTCATGACCTGACAACTTACCAGCCGCATGCCGATCGCCTCTGGGAGCTTATCCATGAGAATGCTCCTTCCGCAAAGCTGCTTGTGCACCAGACCTGGGCCTACCGGAAAGACGATCCGCGGTTTACTAAACCCAATGGCAAACCCGGCGAGCCAAAGACCCAGGCGGAAATGCATGAGATGCTGAGCAAAGCCTATGCAGCCATTGCTACAGAACTGGGGGCCAAAAGTCTGCCTGTAGGTGATGCGATGTACATGGCCGATACCGATGCAAATTGGGGCTTCCAGCCTGGGCCTTCGTTTGATCCCAAAAGTCTAAAGCGGCCAGCGTTGCCTAACCAAAAGCATTCTCTGCATGTGGGCTGGAATTGGAAGAAGGGAAAAGATGGTAAAATCACCCTGGGCATGGACGGTCATCATGCGAATCTGGCCGGGGAATATCTGGGTGCCTGCGTGTGGTATGAAGTGTTGTTTGGCGAAAGCCCCATCGGCAATGCCTATGTACCCAAAGGACTGGCGGCAGACTATGCACGCTTTCTCCAGGAGACTGCCCATCGGGCTGTGACACAAGCTTCAGGGAGGGCCTCTTCTGCCGGTATCCTCGGCCGGGGGATGGATGGTTTGGCTCTCCGTGATTCTGCACTCAAGAGCAAAGAGCTGCAAACCTTCGCAGACCAGATTCCCCAACTTCAATGA
- a CDS encoding TetR/AcrR family transcriptional regulator has product MKKELTPPAVGRPRAFDPDVALEKAMQVFWKHGYEGTSLSDLTEAMGINRPSLYATYGNKEQLFIKVLDRYGSGPVAYVLESLNEPTARGVIEKMLHGSVGLLSDPQHPRGCMALQGVLCGGKESAFVLEHARSRRVAAQEKIRERFERARKEGDLPLSVNAGDLARHLAMLLNGLSIQASNGAGAKELKRAVDFALKTLPV; this is encoded by the coding sequence ATGAAAAAAGAATTAACACCCCCCGCAGTCGGTCGCCCGCGTGCCTTTGACCCGGATGTGGCGCTTGAAAAAGCCATGCAGGTTTTTTGGAAGCATGGTTATGAGGGCACCTCCTTGAGTGACCTTACGGAGGCCATGGGCATCAACCGCCCCAGCCTCTACGCGACCTATGGCAACAAAGAGCAGCTTTTCATCAAGGTGCTGGACCGTTATGGTTCTGGCCCGGTGGCCTACGTGCTGGAGTCGCTGAATGAGCCCACTGCCCGAGGAGTGATCGAAAAAATGCTGCATGGCTCCGTGGGTCTGTTGAGCGATCCTCAGCATCCTCGAGGCTGCATGGCCCTGCAGGGCGTGCTTTGTGGCGGAAAGGAGTCTGCCTTTGTGCTGGAGCATGCGCGGTCCCGGCGTGTGGCTGCCCAGGAAAAAATACGCGAACGCTTTGAGCGCGCGAGGAAAGAAGGCGACCTGCCGCTTTCGGTGAATGCAGGGGATCTGGCGCGCCATCTGGCCATGCTGCTGAATGGGCTTTCCATCCAGGCCTCCAATGGAGCCGGTGCGAAGGAACTGAAACGTGCGGTGGATTTCGCCCTGAAGACCCTCCCCGTGTGA
- a CDS encoding organic hydroperoxide resistance protein: MKVLYTTQATSTGGREGKSATADGVLSVTLSTPKELGGGGGPGTNPEQLFAAGYSACFLGALKFVAGKAKILIPSDATVTGQVGIGARDDGEGFGLEVTLTIHVPGLEKSVVEDLVAKAHIVCPYSHATRGNIPVTLVVA, translated from the coding sequence ATGAAAGTTCTCTACACCACCCAGGCCACCTCGACAGGCGGCCGTGAAGGCAAATCGGCCACGGCCGATGGCGTCCTCTCCGTGACCCTTTCCACACCGAAGGAACTCGGTGGCGGCGGCGGGCCCGGCACCAACCCTGAGCAGCTTTTTGCCGCTGGTTACTCCGCCTGTTTCCTGGGCGCACTGAAGTTCGTCGCCGGCAAAGCCAAGATCCTGATTCCGAGTGATGCCACCGTTACGGGTCAGGTGGGCATCGGTGCCCGGGATGATGGCGAAGGATTCGGACTGGAAGTCACGCTCACCATCCATGTCCCCGGTTTGGAAAAGAGTGTGGTGGAAGACCTCGTGGCCAAAGCCCACATCGTCTGCCCTTACTCCCACGCCACGCGCGGAAACATTCCGGTGACGCTGGTGGTGGCCTGA
- a CDS encoding MFS transporter — MSSKSATPSTTPDMKLFWACFIALVATSFVFGVRANTMLQLQNEFNLSEQQKGNIGGAGMWPFAISIIFFSLVIDRIGYKLVALFAIACHTISLILTVQATGYSSFYWATLLIAIANGSVEAFVNPVVATMFPRDKAKWLNILHAGWPAGLALGALATALCEAQTWQFKYSLCFIPLVIYAVLTLPRMFPVNERVAAGVSYRDMLKEVGGVGFFILGSLLYFAIMQMAGKQVSLVSSATMGAVIGAAAFIYTRSPGNWLFLVVLITIGPLATTELGTDGWMPDLLKLSGPDFPNFETWIFVYVSAVMTVLRFYAGPIVHRFSPIGLLVIGASIAIVGLLLLSNSVGWAILGASTIYALGKTFLWSTTLGMTSEQFPKGGALTLNGVSAVGVLFLGVLGSPYIGYKQDMDMEKRLSSTEHAALYAQVKGESKDGMFGLTPTLDQEKIKALPAPEQKQLEAVQAANKRGAFTTIAILPTFMLVCYLGLFFYFRSRGGYKPVEIGGH; from the coding sequence ATGAGCTCCAAATCTGCCACTCCCTCGACTACGCCCGACATGAAGTTGTTCTGGGCCTGTTTCATCGCCCTCGTTGCCACTTCCTTTGTTTTTGGAGTGCGCGCAAACACCATGTTGCAGCTCCAAAATGAGTTCAATCTGTCTGAGCAGCAGAAAGGCAACATCGGCGGCGCGGGCATGTGGCCTTTTGCCATCAGCATCATCTTTTTCAGCCTGGTGATTGACCGCATCGGGTACAAGCTGGTCGCCCTCTTTGCCATCGCCTGCCACACCATTTCCTTGATCCTCACGGTGCAGGCCACGGGTTACTCTTCCTTTTACTGGGCCACCCTGCTCATCGCCATTGCCAACGGTTCGGTGGAAGCTTTTGTGAATCCGGTGGTCGCCACCATGTTCCCTCGGGATAAGGCCAAATGGCTGAACATCCTGCACGCAGGCTGGCCAGCGGGTCTCGCTCTGGGAGCCCTGGCCACGGCACTGTGTGAGGCGCAGACTTGGCAGTTTAAATACTCACTGTGCTTTATCCCGCTGGTTATTTATGCGGTGCTCACGCTGCCTCGCATGTTCCCTGTCAATGAGCGTGTGGCGGCGGGTGTCAGCTACCGCGACATGCTAAAGGAAGTGGGCGGTGTCGGTTTCTTCATCCTGGGTTCCTTGCTCTATTTTGCCATCATGCAGATGGCTGGGAAACAGGTCTCGCTGGTCTCATCGGCGACGATGGGTGCCGTCATCGGAGCGGCGGCTTTCATTTACACCCGTTCCCCTGGCAACTGGCTCTTCTTGGTGGTGCTCATCACCATCGGGCCCCTGGCCACCACAGAACTGGGCACCGATGGCTGGATGCCCGACCTCCTAAAACTCAGTGGGCCTGATTTCCCCAATTTTGAGACCTGGATCTTTGTCTATGTCTCTGCCGTCATGACCGTGCTGCGGTTTTACGCGGGCCCCATCGTCCACCGTTTCTCGCCCATCGGGCTGCTGGTTATCGGCGCTTCCATCGCCATCGTGGGCCTGCTCCTGCTGTCGAATTCCGTCGGCTGGGCGATCCTGGGAGCCTCGACGATCTACGCCCTGGGCAAGACCTTTCTCTGGAGCACCACTCTGGGCATGACCTCCGAGCAATTCCCCAAAGGCGGCGCGCTGACTCTCAATGGCGTTTCCGCCGTGGGTGTCTTGTTTCTCGGGGTTCTGGGCAGCCCCTACATCGGTTACAAGCAGGACATGGACATGGAGAAAAGGCTCAGCTCCACGGAACATGCTGCTCTCTACGCTCAGGTGAAGGGTGAATCCAAAGATGGCATGTTTGGTCTCACGCCGACCCTTGATCAGGAAAAGATCAAGGCACTGCCTGCTCCTGAGCAGAAGCAGCTGGAAGCCGTCCAAGCCGCCAACAAGCGCGGGGCCTTCACCACCATCGCCATTTTGCCCACCTTCATGCTGGTCTGTTATTTGGGCCTGTTCTTCTACTTCCGGAGCCGTGGCGGGTATAAACCTGTCGAAATTGGCGGGCATTGA
- a CDS encoding FG-GAP repeat domain-containing protein translates to MKSSLVTLFALTALSAQAAPTFKKITLTEEFVAEGAHFADFDHDGDNDICAGPYIWKGPDFKERVEFTKPADKAYDPGKGYSDYFLTYTHDFNSDGWSDILVFSWPGKETWVFENPQNKGGHWTRHTIFDVTDNESPTLGDMNGDGKPELVCHTSAGVQPSKGGRLGFAEIDWAAPFGKARFRPITPVTEENDKKYFRYTHGYGFGDVNGDGRADLLTKEGWFEQPADMKEDKDWVFHAAAFAPEGARGGSFILVNDVNADGRNDVISSHDAHGFGLSWYEQNKDGSFTAHKLMGSTVEDSPVGVKFSQLHAMQLADMDGDGVLDLVTGKRRWAHGPLKDDEPNAAPVLYWFKIKPDGKGGATFTANLIDDNSGVGTEVTPGDVNKDGKLDVVVGNKKGVFVFLQE, encoded by the coding sequence ATGAAGTCCAGCCTCGTTACCCTTTTCGCTCTCACGGCCTTGTCCGCCCAGGCCGCGCCCACATTTAAAAAAATCACCCTCACGGAGGAATTCGTGGCGGAGGGGGCGCACTTTGCGGATTTCGATCACGATGGTGACAACGACATCTGTGCTGGACCTTACATCTGGAAGGGGCCAGATTTCAAAGAGCGTGTCGAGTTCACCAAGCCTGCCGACAAGGCTTACGATCCAGGCAAAGGTTACAGCGACTATTTCCTGACCTACACCCACGACTTCAATAGCGATGGCTGGAGTGACATCCTGGTCTTTTCCTGGCCGGGCAAGGAGACCTGGGTGTTTGAAAACCCGCAGAACAAAGGTGGTCACTGGACGCGCCACACCATTTTTGATGTCACGGATAACGAGTCCCCGACGCTGGGTGACATGAATGGCGATGGCAAACCGGAGCTGGTCTGCCACACGAGTGCCGGTGTGCAGCCCTCCAAAGGTGGTCGCCTGGGCTTTGCGGAGATTGACTGGGCTGCCCCCTTTGGCAAAGCCCGCTTCCGCCCCATCACGCCGGTGACTGAGGAGAACGATAAGAAATACTTCCGCTACACTCATGGTTATGGCTTTGGCGATGTGAATGGCGATGGCCGTGCGGATCTGCTGACGAAAGAAGGCTGGTTCGAGCAGCCTGCGGACATGAAGGAAGATAAGGACTGGGTCTTCCACGCGGCGGCTTTTGCCCCTGAAGGCGCACGCGGCGGTTCCTTCATCCTGGTCAATGATGTGAATGCTGATGGTCGCAATGACGTCATCAGCAGCCACGATGCACATGGCTTTGGCCTGAGCTGGTATGAGCAGAACAAAGATGGCAGCTTCACCGCTCACAAGCTCATGGGCAGCACCGTGGAGGACAGCCCAGTGGGCGTGAAATTCAGCCAGCTTCACGCCATGCAACTCGCTGACATGGATGGCGACGGTGTGCTGGATCTGGTGACGGGCAAACGCCGCTGGGCCCACGGCCCGCTCAAGGACGATGAGCCGAATGCTGCCCCGGTGCTCTACTGGTTCAAGATCAAGCCTGATGGCAAAGGCGGCGCAACCTTCACGGCGAACCTCATTGACGACAATAGCGGCGTGGGCACGGAAGTGACCCCCGGCGATGTCAACAAAGACGGCAAGCTGGATGTCGTGGTCGGCAATAAAAAAGGCGTCTTCGTCTTTCTTCAGGAATAA
- a CDS encoding DEAD/DEAH box helicase, with amino-acid sequence MLPSLNTLKLPDVWQHQAVNLLRDGTDVVVSAPTGAGKTYIFELLHQSRSLQGQAVYTVPTRALANDKYAEWKEAKWDVGIATGDVSENVGAPVVVATLETQLERLVRGEGPAMLVIDEYQMIADAARGSHYEAAIALAPADTRLLLLSGSVANPDDIVAWLRRLGRSAEVVQTKERPVPLEEAPWEALPQRMARHFEHFWPKFAAAVMLADLAPLLIFSPRRKEAESIARRLAADLPHGESLDLTHEQRAVCGKDLTALLEKRIAFHHSGLSYAARAGVIEPLAKAGQLRVIVATMGLSAGINFSVRSVHVAATTFHDGKAEHKLTPDELLQMYGRAGRRGLDEKGFVVTTRQSPTLMDARPARLHRGELLAWPIFLRVMKHASQTGANTFQSAEHFAGRLYAKAPPLLGLEENAPETMHAPKTEKALFGLEATEKQILNSKGEWERRASTPLQRLPLGIVWLASVDKIGPALSIPGFVARFAHGIGRVGKIRKDHYGVEIPLGQPLEETPGHLRPTKSLRKLLKLPRRAESVPLEEIEILHSPALAAALLEGQNGDLFAEALPRLTGTIAKEGLVFAIFDLGEVEVPVYHDSHDRPLFQPRERTIVVKNDTGVHVDETATTATDRQPRPGSPIHAWRSLGLIDEAGTPTRRGEIFSFFQGGEGLAIAAALEDEGYPVDEIIPHMANLRSGTKFDLPVTCGSERLGAACRNTYGFINHPGYLENGLPLDYGEGAAELLDTLLHPERPGTRELRQDVAEGDISRAYVEWLSLLRHITHAPAHPWRRWLALQEEARRALKQHDKTLRHLFHLDLPPLTNKQRHGKPKHYLLTKGM; translated from the coding sequence ATGCTTCCTTCTCTGAATACCCTCAAGCTACCCGATGTCTGGCAGCATCAGGCCGTCAACCTGCTGCGCGATGGCACGGATGTGGTGGTCAGCGCACCTACGGGAGCGGGCAAAACCTACATTTTCGAACTGCTGCATCAGTCGCGTTCCCTCCAGGGGCAGGCCGTTTACACCGTGCCCACCCGGGCCCTGGCCAATGACAAGTATGCGGAATGGAAAGAAGCCAAATGGGATGTGGGCATCGCCACGGGGGATGTATCTGAAAATGTTGGCGCACCCGTCGTCGTGGCCACATTAGAAACACAGCTCGAACGCCTTGTGCGTGGCGAGGGCCCCGCCATGCTGGTCATTGATGAATATCAAATGATCGCCGATGCAGCCCGCGGCAGTCATTATGAAGCCGCCATCGCGCTGGCACCGGCGGACACACGCCTTCTACTTCTGAGCGGCTCCGTCGCCAATCCCGACGACATCGTGGCCTGGCTGCGACGCCTAGGCCGCTCCGCCGAGGTGGTGCAGACCAAAGAACGTCCCGTACCACTGGAGGAGGCCCCTTGGGAAGCCCTACCTCAGCGGATGGCGCGGCACTTCGAGCATTTTTGGCCTAAATTTGCCGCCGCTGTCATGCTGGCAGATCTCGCACCCCTGCTCATTTTTTCACCTCGGCGGAAAGAGGCGGAATCCATCGCCCGCAGGCTGGCGGCAGATCTCCCGCATGGTGAATCTCTGGACCTCACCCATGAGCAACGCGCGGTGTGTGGTAAGGACCTCACGGCCCTGCTGGAAAAACGCATCGCCTTCCACCACAGCGGCCTGTCTTATGCTGCCCGGGCGGGGGTCATCGAACCCCTGGCCAAGGCCGGACAGCTCCGCGTTATTGTGGCGACGATGGGCCTTTCCGCCGGCATCAATTTCTCCGTGCGCAGTGTGCATGTGGCCGCCACCACCTTTCACGATGGCAAGGCTGAGCACAAACTGACGCCGGATGAGCTGCTGCAAATGTATGGCCGCGCGGGCCGCCGGGGCCTGGATGAAAAAGGCTTCGTCGTCACCACCCGCCAGAGCCCCACGCTGATGGATGCCCGGCCTGCTCGGCTGCACCGTGGCGAGCTCCTCGCCTGGCCCATTTTTCTCCGCGTCATGAAGCACGCCTCCCAGACTGGGGCCAACACATTTCAGTCAGCGGAACACTTTGCAGGCCGCCTTTATGCCAAAGCACCGCCTTTGTTAGGCCTCGAGGAAAATGCACCAGAGACCATGCATGCGCCCAAGACGGAAAAGGCGCTATTTGGCCTGGAAGCTACAGAAAAGCAGATCCTCAATTCCAAAGGAGAGTGGGAGCGCCGCGCCAGCACTCCATTGCAACGCTTGCCGTTAGGCATAGTCTGGCTCGCGAGCGTGGACAAAATCGGCCCTGCGTTGAGCATCCCCGGCTTCGTGGCGCGCTTTGCTCACGGCATTGGCCGCGTGGGAAAGATCCGAAAAGATCACTACGGTGTGGAGATCCCCCTGGGGCAGCCTTTGGAGGAAACTCCCGGTCATTTGCGCCCCACGAAAAGCCTGCGCAAGCTGCTGAAACTGCCACGCCGGGCGGAATCGGTACCGCTAGAGGAGATCGAAATCCTGCATTCCCCAGCCCTCGCAGCCGCTTTGTTGGAAGGTCAAAATGGCGATCTCTTTGCCGAGGCACTCCCCCGCCTCACAGGAACGATTGCCAAAGAAGGCCTCGTCTTTGCCATCTTCGATCTCGGCGAAGTGGAGGTGCCCGTGTATCACGATTCCCATGACCGCCCGCTGTTTCAGCCACGGGAACGCACCATCGTGGTGAAGAATGACACCGGTGTTCACGTGGATGAAACGGCCACCACCGCCACAGATCGTCAGCCGCGGCCCGGCTCCCCCATTCATGCTTGGCGCTCGCTCGGGCTCATTGATGAAGCCGGCACGCCGACCCGGAGAGGGGAAATTTTCTCCTTCTTTCAAGGGGGGGAAGGTTTGGCCATCGCAGCCGCTTTGGAGGATGAAGGTTACCCCGTGGATGAAATCATCCCGCACATGGCCAACCTGCGCAGCGGCACCAAATTTGACCTGCCCGTGACCTGCGGATCTGAACGGCTCGGCGCTGCCTGCCGGAATACCTACGGCTTCATCAATCATCCCGGCTACCTGGAAAATGGCCTGCCGTTGGACTATGGCGAGGGCGCTGCCGAACTGCTAGATACCCTCCTGCATCCAGAACGCCCCGGCACCCGCGAACTGCGCCAGGACGTGGCCGAGGGCGATATCTCCCGCGCCTACGTGGAATGGTTGAGCCTGCTCCGCCACATCACTCACGCCCCTGCTCATCCCTGGCGGCGCTGGCTGGCCTTGCAAGAAGAGGCACGCCGAGCCCTGAAGCAGCACGACAAAACCCTGCGCCATCTCTTTCATCTGGACCTGCCACCGCTGACAAACAAACAGCGCCATGGGAAGCCGAAGCATTACCTTCTAACCAAAGGTATGTAA
- a CDS encoding SDR family NAD(P)-dependent oxidoreductase: protein MKLENKVAVVTGASKGIGASIAKHLAAEGAAVVVNYASSKAGADKVVDEITLKGGRAIAVQGDVSKKADIDQLFAETKKAYGKVDILVNNAGVYEFSPLEAINEEHFHKQYNLNVLGLLLTTQEAVKLIGPEGGSIINISSVVSSYTPPGSAVYSGTKAAVDALTKVLSKELGAKKIRVNAINPGMVETEGVHTAGFAEGEFRQQVESQTPLGRIGQPQDIATAAVFLASNDSSWITGETLVVSGGLR, encoded by the coding sequence ATGAAACTCGAAAACAAAGTCGCCGTCGTCACAGGAGCCTCCAAAGGCATCGGAGCTTCAATCGCCAAACACCTCGCCGCTGAAGGTGCCGCCGTCGTGGTCAACTACGCCTCCAGCAAAGCGGGGGCAGACAAGGTGGTGGATGAGATCACCCTCAAAGGGGGCCGCGCCATCGCCGTGCAGGGTGATGTTTCCAAGAAGGCTGACATTGACCAGCTCTTTGCCGAAACCAAGAAAGCCTATGGCAAAGTGGACATCCTGGTGAACAACGCAGGCGTCTATGAATTCTCCCCGCTGGAAGCCATCAACGAAGAACACTTTCACAAGCAGTATAACCTGAACGTGCTGGGCCTGTTGCTCACCACTCAAGAGGCCGTGAAACTCATCGGCCCTGAAGGTGGCAGCATCATCAACATCAGCTCCGTCGTCAGCAGTTACACGCCTCCCGGCTCGGCCGTTTACTCCGGCACCAAGGCCGCAGTGGACGCCCTGACCAAGGTGCTTTCCAAAGAACTCGGGGCGAAAAAGATCCGCGTCAATGCCATCAATCCCGGCATGGTCGAGACAGAAGGCGTGCACACCGCCGGTTTTGCTGAAGGCGAATTCCGCCAGCAGGTGGAATCCCAAACTCCCCTGGGCCGCATCGGCCAGCCGCAGGACATCGCCACGGCGGCCGTTTTCCTGGCCTCGAACGATTCTTCCTGGATCACGGGAGAGACGCTCGTGGTTTCTGGCGGTCTTCGTTAA
- a CDS encoding MFS transporter, whose amino-acid sequence MSAKSEGIAPNASRLLWAGFMAILAAGVGFAIRGGIFDNWGKEFGFTGAQLGAIGGAGFSGFCFGIILGGVIVDKIGYGKLVALALLCHVVSAFVTFGASTPENAYNYLFWGMFIFAYANGTLEAVANPLVATLFPHKRTHYLNILHASWPAGMVLGSVAGWVLDDKMALNWKLQLALYLVPTALYAIMFIGQKFPKSEAAEKGASFVQMFKPVGILGAVVACYLLALFFGDIAKAFSPDNAKVIGYGIGGVLLITVAVITKFSFGSILLFVLYVTHAMVGAVELGTDGWIQNITGNLFTSEQGKYLFIWTSAIMFSLRFCAHWIETKLKLSPIGLLLVCSVIACIGLNLASGMQTFGMAMVALGIYAIGKTFFWPTMLAVIGDRYPQTGAVAMSIMGGIGMLSAGLIGGPGLGYGKDRFAGEALQKADAAIYAEYKAEKPSTFLNLESTAAFGLDGKKLAEAKEAKEKTPAQQTVVDADQKGDRATLKADSFIPMTMAGIYLLLLIYFKAIGGYRTVKIDEQVA is encoded by the coding sequence ATGTCAGCAAAATCAGAAGGCATAGCACCTAACGCCAGCCGGCTCCTCTGGGCCGGATTCATGGCCATCCTCGCCGCCGGCGTCGGCTTCGCCATTCGTGGCGGTATCTTTGACAACTGGGGCAAAGAGTTCGGATTCACCGGCGCTCAATTGGGTGCTATCGGTGGTGCCGGTTTCTCTGGTTTCTGTTTTGGCATCATCCTGGGTGGGGTGATCGTGGATAAAATCGGTTACGGTAAGCTGGTCGCTCTGGCTCTACTCTGCCACGTGGTTTCTGCTTTTGTGACCTTCGGTGCTAGCACCCCTGAGAATGCTTACAATTACCTGTTCTGGGGCATGTTTATCTTCGCCTACGCGAATGGTACCTTGGAAGCTGTGGCGAACCCATTAGTGGCCACTTTGTTCCCTCACAAGCGCACGCATTACCTGAATATCCTTCATGCCTCCTGGCCTGCTGGGATGGTGCTGGGTTCCGTTGCTGGTTGGGTGCTTGACGATAAGATGGCTCTTAACTGGAAGCTTCAGCTCGCTCTTTACCTCGTCCCTACCGCTCTTTACGCGATCATGTTCATTGGGCAGAAATTCCCGAAATCCGAAGCTGCCGAAAAAGGCGCCAGCTTTGTGCAGATGTTCAAACCAGTCGGTATCCTCGGCGCTGTGGTTGCATGTTATCTGCTCGCCCTGTTCTTTGGTGACATCGCAAAAGCCTTCTCTCCTGACAATGCCAAAGTCATTGGTTATGGCATCGGTGGTGTGCTTCTGATCACCGTGGCGGTCATCACTAAGTTCTCCTTTGGTTCTATCCTCCTCTTCGTTCTCTATGTGACCCACGCGATGGTTGGAGCGGTCGAACTCGGCACGGACGGCTGGATCCAAAACATCACCGGCAACCTATTCACTTCTGAGCAGGGCAAATATCTCTTCATCTGGACTTCTGCGATCATGTTCAGCCTGCGCTTCTGTGCTCACTGGATCGAAACGAAGCTCAAGCTTTCTCCGATTGGCCTTCTGCTTGTTTGCTCGGTCATCGCCTGCATTGGTTTGAATCTCGCCAGCGGGATGCAGACTTTCGGCATGGCGATGGTTGCTCTGGGCATCTATGCTATCGGCAAGACCTTCTTCTGGCCAACCATGCTGGCCGTCATTGGTGACCGCTACCCGCAGACAGGTGCTGTGGCTATGTCCATCATGGGTGGTATCGGTATGCTTTCCGCTGGTTTGATCGGTGGCCCAGGCCTTGGTTATGGCAAAGACCGCTTTGCTGGCGAAGCCCTTCAAAAGGCCGATGCAGCCATCTACGCAGAATACAAAGCCGAGAAGCCAAGCACCTTCCTCAATCTGGAGTCCACTGCGGCTTTCGGTCTGGATGGCAAGAAGTTGGCTGAAGCCAAGGAAGCTAAAGAGAAAACTCCCGCTCAGCAGACTGTGGTCGATGCCGACCAGAAGGGGGATCGCGCGACTCTGAAGGCCGACTCCTTCATTCCGATGACTATGGCAGGAATCTATCTCCTGCTCTTGATCTACTTCAAGGCCATTGGTGGTTACCGCACGGTGAAGATTGACGAGCAGGTTGCATAA